A window of Periplaneta americana isolate PAMFEO1 chromosome 7, P.americana_PAMFEO1_priV1, whole genome shotgun sequence contains these coding sequences:
- the LOC138702994 gene encoding zinc finger protein 879-like, producing the protein MTEYITEFQSLSEVQDINGVTFKEETKETADEKIYQDSDSLTIKNELDAKPYFEHIDIKSVSYEFENEITFEELKTCVAETDTVRPIKREEVDDQLVEESDLASGSVIVTSITDKLRDDFVLQDRVEEVNKSSRRSFACEVCNTLFSQSSALRRHALTHKGNLQNSEVTERTKSDSELHVCKICSESFTKIEALKNHSKIHNREHLHCCTVCKKSFTQLGTLDEHLRIHTGHKPHKCAVCEKSFTRLGELKRHLRVHTGERPFECKECGKKFTELGSLKIHALMHNGERPFVCKLCNKTFTHHRALTQHALVHTDFRPHVCKVCAKSFLRLGDLKLHSVTHTGERPHVCQLCSKRFSRLAHLKIHSLTHTKERPHVCQVCKKSFAQVCHLKKHTRIHIGCHECKSCSRRFKDLADYMTHSLMHIEEKRKICKICSRPFARLDDFIKHYMSHKKVSSDVYSAWKTNVAFRE; encoded by the coding sequence GATATTAATGGTGTAACATTTAAAGAAGAAACTAAAGAAACTGCTGATGAGAAAATCTACCAAGACAGTGACTCACTCACCATTAAAAATGAGTTGGATGCAAAACCGTATTTTGAGCACATTGATATCAAGTCAGTCAGTTACGAGTTTGAAAACGAAATAACTTTTGAAGAGCTTAAGACATGTGTTGCAGAGACAGACACTGTAAGACCTATCAAAAGAGAGGAAGTGGATGATCAACTTGTGGAAGAGAGTGATCTTGCCTCTGGAAGTGTCATTGTAACCTCAATTACAGATAAACTGAGAGATGATTTTGTGTTACAAGACCGTGTGGAAGAAGTGAATAAGAGTAGTAGGAGGTCTTTTGCTTGTGAGGTTTGTAATACATTGTTTTCACAGAGTAGTGCTTTAAGGCGACATGCATTGACACACAAAGGGAATCTTCAGAATTCTGAAGTTACAGAAAGGACTAAATCAGATTCAGAATTACACGTGTGCAAAATTTGTAGTGAATCGTTTACAAAAATTGAAGCTCTCAAGAATCACTCGAAAATTCATAACAGAGAGCATCTTCACTGTTGCACAGTTTGCAAGAAGTCATTCACGCAGCTTGGCACACTTGATGAACACTTGCGCATACATACTGGTCACAAGCCTCACAAATGCGCGGTTTGTGAGAAGAGCTTCACCCGTCTTGGAGAGCTCAAGAGACACCTAAGAGTGCACACGGGAGAACGGCCTTTCGAGTGTAAGGAATGTGGGAAGAAGTTCACAGAACTTGGCAGCCTCAAAATACATGCTCTCATGCACAATGGAGAACGGCCATTTGTGTGTAAACTGTGCAACAAAACTTTCACACACCACCGCGCTCTCACCCAGCACGCCCTGGTGCACACAGACTTCAGACCTCATGTGTGCAAGGTGTGCGCAAAATCCTTCTTGAGGCTAGGAGATCTCAAACTTCATTCTGTCACCCATACTGGAGAGCGGCCACACGTGTGCCAGCTATGCAGCAAGAGATTTTCAAGACTAGCCCACCTCAAAATTCATTCTCTGACACACACAAAAGAGCGTCCTCACGTATGTCAGGTGTGCAAGAAGTCATTCGCGCAGGTCTGCCATCTtaagaaacacacccgcatacatATAGGGTGTCACGAGTGCAAGTCCTGCAGCAGGCGGTTCAAGGACTTGGCTGATTATATGACGCACTCTCTAATGCACATCGAAGAAAAACGAAAAATATGTAAGATCTGCAGCAGGCCATTTGCACGGCTTGATGATTTCATCAAACATTACATGAGTCACAAGAAAGTTTCGTCTGATGTATACAGTGCTTGGAAGACAAACGTGGCTTTCAGAGAGTGA